One Trichoplusia ni isolate ovarian cell line Hi5 chromosome 6, tn1, whole genome shotgun sequence DNA segment encodes these proteins:
- the LOC113495193 gene encoding zinc finger and SCAN domain-containing protein 32-like yields MDFQTEPLDLSIKGSKPPKMLNIIDFKFLEGLNNHLVKLYERTSLVCSKESYCLPQKPANMKNILPCQVCLKTFDRPSLLKRHMRTHTGEKPHICNVCNKGFSTSSSLNTHRRIHTGEKPHKCPECGKCFTASSNLYYHRMTHTKNKPHKCVWCPRSFPTPGELRAHAAGHATHAGHAGHAGHAPHAGHAGHATHAGHCARDNTHYRRLTHTSAQ; encoded by the exons ATGGATTTTCAAACAGAACCCTTGGACCTATCAATAAAAGGCAGTAAGCCTCCCAAAATGTTAAACATAATCGACTTCAAATTCCTCGAAGGTTTGAACAATCACTTGGTAAAGTTGTACGAGAGAACAAGCTTGGTGTGCAGTAAGGAAAGCTACTGTTTGCCCCAGAAACCAGCCAACATGAAGAACATTTTGCCATGTCAAGTTTGCTTGAAGACATTCGACCGGCCATCATTGCTGAAAAGACATATGAGGACACATACAG GTGAAAAGCCTCACATCTGCAACGTGTGCAATAAAGGTTTCAGCACCTCCAGCTCACTGAATACACATCGTAGGATACACACAG GGGAGAAGCCGCACAAATGTCCTGAATGCGGGAAATGTTTCACAGCCAGCTCAAACCTCTATTATCATCGGATGACACATACTAAG AACAAGCCGCACAAGTGCGTGTGGTGCCCGCGCTCGTTCCCCACGCCCGGCGAGCTGCGCGCGCACGCCGCCGGACACGCGACACACGCCGGACACGCGGGACACGCGGGACACGCGCCACACGCCGGACACGCGGGACACGCGACACACGCCGGACACTGCGCGAGGGACAACACGCACTACAGGCGGCTCACACACAC